The proteins below are encoded in one region of Sander lucioperca isolate FBNREF2018 chromosome 11, SLUC_FBN_1.2, whole genome shotgun sequence:
- the ftsj3 gene encoding pre-rRNA 2'-O-ribose RNA methyltransferase FTSJ3 isoform X1, which produces MGKKLKVGKTRKDKFYHLAKETGYRSRSSFKLIQLNRKFQFLQKARALVDLCAAPGGWLQVASKFMPVSSLIIGVDLVPIKPIPNVVVLQEDITTDKCRTALRKELQTWKVDVVLNDGAPNVGANWQHDAFSQAHLTLMALKLACDFLTKGGTFVTKVFRSKDYQPLLWIFQQLFKKVQATKPQASRNESAEIFVICQGFVAPDKIDSKFFDPKHAFKEVEVQAKTVRDLIPVKKPKAEGYTDGDLTLHHSFTVTAFLKADNAIDFLDKASEITFDNIDLQSHPATSNEIKECCRDIKVLGRKELRLLLTWRSKLRKFLAKKLKDDAKQPDPDINLSSDEEKGASEDEPDKKKEKQGGEEDDEEEEMEKKLAELKAEEVAELKRKKRKLLKERRKLRERVELKMDLPGVSIADSSDSSMFSLTTIKKQKALTDISKGDMQVADTLVEEDEDLYLSEEDDDEADKMSLASDLDDDDLEEVEQRQKELEKNAPKKKVKFTDEEEEEEEGQDSGLLVELEGKDEKKERETNLWFSKGIFSEIDLEGDAESELRQTEWLQNKKTGKKRKAEEEEEEEEEEEEEAAPPEKEKAGPSKQAEEESDSDSDDSSDDEKEIIKMKQVTKGTGGMSGEANDVDLQVVPVESISKKARILDAEGLALGCQIATSKKRARDLLDGSFHRFASSEEQWDVPEWFLDDERKHRKKPVPVTKEMVEEFKQKWKEIDARPIKRVAEAKARKKRRMLKKMEQAKKKAEAVVNTVDISEREKMAQLKGIYKKAGLGKEKREVTYVVTKKGAGKKVRRPAGVKGAFKLVDGRLKKDMRGMQRKEQQAKGGKGKGGKGRGGHAKGGRGGMKSGRGRKGR; this is translated from the exons ATGGGGAAGAAACTCAAAGTCGGAAAAACCAGAAAAGATAAATTCTACCATCTGGCTAAAGAAACAG GTTATCGCTCTCGGTCTTCCTTCAAACTCATCCAGCTCAACCGTAAATTTCAGTTTCTACAGAAAGCCAGAGCTCTGGTCGACCTGTGTGCTGCTCCTGGTGGATG GTTGCAGGTTGCGTCCAAGTTTATGCCTGTATCCAGTCTCATCATTG GTGTTGACCTGGTGCCCATCAAGCCCATCCCCAACGTGGTGGTGCTGCAAGAAGACATCACCACCGACAAATGCAGAACG GCTTTACGAAAGGAACTGCAGACTTGGAAGGTCGACGTTGTGTTAAATGACGGAGCCCCGAATGTGGGAGCCAACTGGCAACATGATGCCTTCTCACAAG CTCATTTGACCCTCATGGCCCTGAAGTTGGCCTGTGACTTTCTGACTAAAGGTGGTACTTTCGTCACCAAGGTCTTCCGCTCCAAAGACTACCAGCCACTGCTCTGGATCTTCCAGCAGTTATTCAAGAAGGTGCAGGCCACCAAGCCACAGGCATCTAGGAACGAGTCCGCTGAGATCTTTGTCATCTGTCAGG GTTTTGTTGCCCCAGACAAAATCGACAGTAAGTTCTTTGACCCCAAACATGCGTTCAAAGAGGTGGAAGTGCAGGCCAAAACTGTGAGGGATCTGATTCCTGTCAAGAAGCCAAAG GCGGAGGGATACACAGATGGTGATCTGACACTCCACCACAGTTTCACAGTGACAGCGTTTCTGAAAGCCGACAATGCCATAGACTTCCTGGACAAAGCCAGTGAG ATCACCTTTGACAACATAGACCTGCAGTCTCACCCGGCCACCAGTAATGAGATAAAGGAGTGTTGTCGTGACATCAAAGTGTTGGGACGCAAAGAGCTCCG CCTGCTGCTGACCTGGAGGTCCAAGCTGAGAAAATTCCTGGCCAAAAAACTGAAGGATGATGCCAAACAGCCTGACCCGGACATCAA CTTGAGTTCTGATGAAGAAAAGGGTGCTTCAGAGGACGAACCAGACaagaagaaagagaagcagGGGGGAGAAGAGGATGACGAGGAGGAAGAAATGGAAAAGAAACTGGCAGAACTGAAAGCGGAGGAGGTGGCTGAGCTCAAACG gaagaagaggaagctgCTGAAGGAGCGGAGGAAGCTGagggagagggtggagctgAAGATGGACCTGCCTGGCGTCTCCATCGCAGATTCCAGTGACTCATCCATGTTTTCCCTCACCACCATCAAGAAGCAAAAG GCGCTCACTGATATATCCAAGGGGGACATGCAGGTGGCAGACACCCTGGTAGAAGAAGATGAAGACCTTTACCTGTCTGAGGAAGACGATGACGAGGCGGATAAAATGTCCCTGGCCTCTGACTTGGATGATGACGACTTGGAAGAGGTGgagcagagacagaaagaactggAGAAGAACGCACCAAAGAAGAA AGTAAAGTTcactgatgaagaggaggaggaggaagaagggcAGGATAGTGGTTTGCTGGTGGAACTGGAAGGAAAAGATGAAAAGAAGGAACGAGAGACCAACCTGTGGTTCAGCAAG GGCATCTTCTCTGAGATCGACCTGGAAGGAGACGCAGAGAGTGAGCTCCGACAGACCGAATGGCTTCAGAACAAAAAAACGG GCAAAAAGAGGAAagctgaagaagaggaggaggaggaggaggaggaagaggaggaggctgCTCCACCAGAGAAGGAAAAGGCGGGACCTTCAAAGCAAGCTGAAGAGGAGAGTGACAGTGACTCGGATGACAGCAGCGACGATGAGAA GGAGATTATCAAGATGAAGCAGGTCACTAAAGGGACTGGTGGGATGTCGGGAGAGGCGAATGACGTTGACCTCCAAGTTGTTCCTGTAGAAAGCATCA GTAAGAAAGCCAGGATCCTGGATGCAGAGGGCCTGGCCCTGGGCTGTCAGATCGCCACGTCTAAGAAGAGAGCCAGGGACCTGTTGGATGGCTCTTTCCACag GTTTGCTAGCTCCGAGGAGCAGTGGGATGTACCGGAGTGGTTCCTGGATGACGAACGGAAACACCGCAAGAAGCCAGTGCCGGTCACCAAGGAGATGGTCGAGGAGTTCAAGCAAAAATGGAAGGAGATCGATGCCCGACCCATCAAACGAGTTGCAGAGGCCAAGgccaggaagaagaggagg ATGCTGAAGAAGATGGAGCAGGCTAAGAAAAAAGCAGAGGCAGTTGTCAACACAGTGGACATCTCTGAGAGGGAGAAGATGGCTCAGCTGAAGGG TATCTACAAGAAAGCTGGCCTGGgaaaggagaagagagaagtAACGTACGTTGTGACCAAAAAGGGAGCTGGCAAGAAGGTGAGGAGGCCCGCCGGCGTCAAGGGAGCCTTCAAACTGGTGGATGGACGCTTGAAGAAAGACATGCGGGGGATGCAGAGGAAAGAACAGCAGGCTAAAGGGGGCAAAGGAAAAGGTGgtaaaggaagaggaggacatgCAAAGGGTGGCAGAGGAGGGATGAAGAGTGGTAGAGGGCGAAAAGGAAGATAA
- the ftsj3 gene encoding pre-rRNA 2'-O-ribose RNA methyltransferase FTSJ3 isoform X2, whose product MGKKLKVGKTRKDKFYHLAKETGYRSRSSFKLIQLNRKFQFLQKARALVDLCAAPGGWLQVASKFMPVSSLIIGVDLVPIKPIPNVVVLQEDITTDKCRTALRKELQTWKVDVVLNDGAPNVGANWQHDAFSQAHLTLMALKLACDFLTKGGTFVTKVFRSKDYQPLLWIFQQLFKKVQATKPQASRNESAEIFVICQGFVAPDKIDSKFFDPKHAFKEVEVQAKTVRDLIPVKKPKAEGYTDGDLTLHHSFTVTAFLKADNAIDFLDKASEITFDNIDLQSHPATSNEIKECCRDIKVLGRKELRLLLTWRSKLRKFLAKKLKDDAKQPDPDINLSSDEEKGASEDEPDKKKEKQGGEEDDEEEEMEKKLAELKAEEVAELKRKKRKLLKERRKLRERVELKMDLPGVSIADSSDSSMFSLTTIKKQKALTDISKGDMQVADTLVEEDEDLYLSEEDDDEADKMSLASDLDDDDLEEVEQRQKELEKNAPKKVKFTDEEEEEEEGQDSGLLVELEGKDEKKERETNLWFSKGIFSEIDLEGDAESELRQTEWLQNKKTGKKRKAEEEEEEEEEEEEEAAPPEKEKAGPSKQAEEESDSDSDDSSDDEKEIIKMKQVTKGTGGMSGEANDVDLQVVPVESISKKARILDAEGLALGCQIATSKKRARDLLDGSFHRFASSEEQWDVPEWFLDDERKHRKKPVPVTKEMVEEFKQKWKEIDARPIKRVAEAKARKKRRMLKKMEQAKKKAEAVVNTVDISEREKMAQLKGIYKKAGLGKEKREVTYVVTKKGAGKKVRRPAGVKGAFKLVDGRLKKDMRGMQRKEQQAKGGKGKGGKGRGGHAKGGRGGMKSGRGRKGR is encoded by the exons ATGGGGAAGAAACTCAAAGTCGGAAAAACCAGAAAAGATAAATTCTACCATCTGGCTAAAGAAACAG GTTATCGCTCTCGGTCTTCCTTCAAACTCATCCAGCTCAACCGTAAATTTCAGTTTCTACAGAAAGCCAGAGCTCTGGTCGACCTGTGTGCTGCTCCTGGTGGATG GTTGCAGGTTGCGTCCAAGTTTATGCCTGTATCCAGTCTCATCATTG GTGTTGACCTGGTGCCCATCAAGCCCATCCCCAACGTGGTGGTGCTGCAAGAAGACATCACCACCGACAAATGCAGAACG GCTTTACGAAAGGAACTGCAGACTTGGAAGGTCGACGTTGTGTTAAATGACGGAGCCCCGAATGTGGGAGCCAACTGGCAACATGATGCCTTCTCACAAG CTCATTTGACCCTCATGGCCCTGAAGTTGGCCTGTGACTTTCTGACTAAAGGTGGTACTTTCGTCACCAAGGTCTTCCGCTCCAAAGACTACCAGCCACTGCTCTGGATCTTCCAGCAGTTATTCAAGAAGGTGCAGGCCACCAAGCCACAGGCATCTAGGAACGAGTCCGCTGAGATCTTTGTCATCTGTCAGG GTTTTGTTGCCCCAGACAAAATCGACAGTAAGTTCTTTGACCCCAAACATGCGTTCAAAGAGGTGGAAGTGCAGGCCAAAACTGTGAGGGATCTGATTCCTGTCAAGAAGCCAAAG GCGGAGGGATACACAGATGGTGATCTGACACTCCACCACAGTTTCACAGTGACAGCGTTTCTGAAAGCCGACAATGCCATAGACTTCCTGGACAAAGCCAGTGAG ATCACCTTTGACAACATAGACCTGCAGTCTCACCCGGCCACCAGTAATGAGATAAAGGAGTGTTGTCGTGACATCAAAGTGTTGGGACGCAAAGAGCTCCG CCTGCTGCTGACCTGGAGGTCCAAGCTGAGAAAATTCCTGGCCAAAAAACTGAAGGATGATGCCAAACAGCCTGACCCGGACATCAA CTTGAGTTCTGATGAAGAAAAGGGTGCTTCAGAGGACGAACCAGACaagaagaaagagaagcagGGGGGAGAAGAGGATGACGAGGAGGAAGAAATGGAAAAGAAACTGGCAGAACTGAAAGCGGAGGAGGTGGCTGAGCTCAAACG gaagaagaggaagctgCTGAAGGAGCGGAGGAAGCTGagggagagggtggagctgAAGATGGACCTGCCTGGCGTCTCCATCGCAGATTCCAGTGACTCATCCATGTTTTCCCTCACCACCATCAAGAAGCAAAAG GCGCTCACTGATATATCCAAGGGGGACATGCAGGTGGCAGACACCCTGGTAGAAGAAGATGAAGACCTTTACCTGTCTGAGGAAGACGATGACGAGGCGGATAAAATGTCCCTGGCCTCTGACTTGGATGATGACGACTTGGAAGAGGTGgagcagagacagaaagaactggAGAAGAACGCACCAAAGAA AGTAAAGTTcactgatgaagaggaggaggaggaagaagggcAGGATAGTGGTTTGCTGGTGGAACTGGAAGGAAAAGATGAAAAGAAGGAACGAGAGACCAACCTGTGGTTCAGCAAG GGCATCTTCTCTGAGATCGACCTGGAAGGAGACGCAGAGAGTGAGCTCCGACAGACCGAATGGCTTCAGAACAAAAAAACGG GCAAAAAGAGGAAagctgaagaagaggaggaggaggaggaggaggaagaggaggaggctgCTCCACCAGAGAAGGAAAAGGCGGGACCTTCAAAGCAAGCTGAAGAGGAGAGTGACAGTGACTCGGATGACAGCAGCGACGATGAGAA GGAGATTATCAAGATGAAGCAGGTCACTAAAGGGACTGGTGGGATGTCGGGAGAGGCGAATGACGTTGACCTCCAAGTTGTTCCTGTAGAAAGCATCA GTAAGAAAGCCAGGATCCTGGATGCAGAGGGCCTGGCCCTGGGCTGTCAGATCGCCACGTCTAAGAAGAGAGCCAGGGACCTGTTGGATGGCTCTTTCCACag GTTTGCTAGCTCCGAGGAGCAGTGGGATGTACCGGAGTGGTTCCTGGATGACGAACGGAAACACCGCAAGAAGCCAGTGCCGGTCACCAAGGAGATGGTCGAGGAGTTCAAGCAAAAATGGAAGGAGATCGATGCCCGACCCATCAAACGAGTTGCAGAGGCCAAGgccaggaagaagaggagg ATGCTGAAGAAGATGGAGCAGGCTAAGAAAAAAGCAGAGGCAGTTGTCAACACAGTGGACATCTCTGAGAGGGAGAAGATGGCTCAGCTGAAGGG TATCTACAAGAAAGCTGGCCTGGgaaaggagaagagagaagtAACGTACGTTGTGACCAAAAAGGGAGCTGGCAAGAAGGTGAGGAGGCCCGCCGGCGTCAAGGGAGCCTTCAAACTGGTGGATGGACGCTTGAAGAAAGACATGCGGGGGATGCAGAGGAAAGAACAGCAGGCTAAAGGGGGCAAAGGAAAAGGTGgtaaaggaagaggaggacatgCAAAGGGTGGCAGAGGAGGGATGAAGAGTGGTAGAGGGCGAAAAGGAAGATAA
- the plaat1 gene encoding phospholipase A and acyltransferase 1 isoform X2, producing MASNDPDLPDPSADPQPGDLIEIFRPAYQHWALYLGDGYIINLTPVDENQAAAMSSVKSVFSRKAVVRMQLLKEVVGSDSYRVNNKYDHNHTPLPISEIIQRAQVLIGQEVSYDLLGSNCEHFVTLLRYGEGVSEQATRAIGAISLVTAAASAFSVLGLINTRSRNRPF from the exons ATGGCCTCTAATGACCCTGACCTTCCTGACCCCTCTGCTGACCCCCAGCCTGGTGACCTCATTGAGATCTTCAGACCAGCCTATCAGCACTGGGCTCTCTACCTGGGAGATGGTTACATTATCAACTTAACTCCCGTTG atGAGAACCAGGCAGCCGCCATGTCCAGTGTGAAGTCAGTCTTCAGCCGGAAGGCAGTGGTGCGCATGCAGCTGCTGAAGGAGGTGGTGGGAAGCGACTCGTACCGTGTCAACAACAAGTACGACCACAACCACACACCCCTGCCCATCTCGGAAATCATTCAGCGAGCTCAAGTCCTCATTGGCCAGGAGGTGTCTTACGACTTGCTGGGGAGCAACTGCGAGCACTTTGTTACTCTTCTGCGCTACGGGGAGGGAGTGTCCGAGCAG GCTACACGGGCCATTGGGGCCATCAGTTTGGTGACGGCAGCAGCCAGTGCCTTCTCTGTCCTGGGACTGATCAACACACGTTCCAGAAACAGGCCTTTCTGA
- the plaat1 gene encoding phospholipase A and acyltransferase 1 isoform X1, translated as MDKQQQNSTMASNDPDLPDPSADPQPGDLIEIFRPAYQHWALYLGDGYIINLTPVDENQAAAMSSVKSVFSRKAVVRMQLLKEVVGSDSYRVNNKYDHNHTPLPISEIIQRAQVLIGQEVSYDLLGSNCEHFVTLLRYGEGVSEQATRAIGAISLVTAAASAFSVLGLINTRSRNRPF; from the exons ATggataaacaacaacaaaactccACT ATGGCCTCTAATGACCCTGACCTTCCTGACCCCTCTGCTGACCCCCAGCCTGGTGACCTCATTGAGATCTTCAGACCAGCCTATCAGCACTGGGCTCTCTACCTGGGAGATGGTTACATTATCAACTTAACTCCCGTTG atGAGAACCAGGCAGCCGCCATGTCCAGTGTGAAGTCAGTCTTCAGCCGGAAGGCAGTGGTGCGCATGCAGCTGCTGAAGGAGGTGGTGGGAAGCGACTCGTACCGTGTCAACAACAAGTACGACCACAACCACACACCCCTGCCCATCTCGGAAATCATTCAGCGAGCTCAAGTCCTCATTGGCCAGGAGGTGTCTTACGACTTGCTGGGGAGCAACTGCGAGCACTTTGTTACTCTTCTGCGCTACGGGGAGGGAGTGTCCGAGCAG GCTACACGGGCCATTGGGGCCATCAGTTTGGTGACGGCAGCAGCCAGTGCCTTCTCTGTCCTGGGACTGATCAACACACGTTCCAGAAACAGGCCTTTCTGA
- the mfn1b gene encoding mitofusin-1b translates to MAAAPPFIRSDSSRGEFSPLKRFVVAKKKISDVFEQLLNYVKETSAFVEETCGNKALQNIASQDQKLEIQAYADKLAVIKEVLARRHMKVAFFGRTSNGKSTVVNAMLRDRVLPSGIGHTTNCFLSVEGTDDDKAYLKTEGSDEEKSIKTVNQLAHALHMDESLDAGCLVRVFWPKTRCALLRDDLVLVDSPGTDVTSQLDSWIDKFCLDADVFVLVANSESTLMNTEKHFFHKVNERLSKPNIFILNNRWDASANEPEYMEDVRKQHTDRCVNFLVEELKVVDRDQAPNRIFFVSAKEVLNSRMQRAQGMPETGGALAEGFQERLKEFQCFERRFEECISQSAVKTKFEQHTIRAKQITEKVQSIMDAINIEAAEKRVAALEDREYQIDRLEFVKNQLNLLIDDIKKKIKAISEDVESKVSSAMGEEICRLNVIVDEFNADFHPSPHVLKIYKSELLAHVEEGMGKNLAFRCSNAINASVQSSQSYMMESMLPLLPSTAQSQVHMLVPSRKFDLSYDLNCTTLCSDFQENIEFNFSLGWTALVHRFLGSVNAQKALRLVDQNFQASRPALALTPSSGPPSTIAPPNNETALMSQEDLMVAMATNVASLTSRTSMSVIIVGGVVWRTVGWRLIGLSASLYGLLYLYERLTWTTKAKERTLKRQFVDYASEKLQLIVSFTSANCSHQVQQEMAATFARLCQQVDQTQKELEAEIRQLTAKIDQLETVQKHSKSLRHKATDLEKQLEEFTNQYLQPQQ, encoded by the exons ATGGCTGCAGCTCCTCCGTTCATACGGTCAGATTCAAGTCGGGGGGAGTTCTCCCCTCTGAAGCGCTTTGTTGTAGCAAAGAAGAAGATAAGCGATGTGTTTGAACAACTACTGAACTACGTGAAAGAGACGTCAGCTTTTGTAGAAG AAACCTGTGGCAATAAAGCTTTGCAGAACATTGCGAGTCAGGATCAAAAGTTGGAGATCCAGGCCTATGCTGACAAACTTGCTGTCATTAAGGAGGTGCTGGCACGCAGACACATGAAAGTGGCCTTTTTTGGCAG gaCCAGTAATGGTAAAAGCACAGTTGTCAATGCTATGCTGAGGGACCGTGTGCTGCCCAGCGGGATCGGCCACACCACTAACTGCTTCCTTAGTGTAGAGGGAACTGATGATGACAAGGCCTACCTCAAGACGGAGGGCTCTGATGAGGAAAAGAGCATCAAG ACTGTAAACCAGCTGGCTCACGCACTCCACATGGATGAGAGTCTGGACGCCGGCTGTCTTGTCCGTGTGTTTTGGCCGAAGACCAGATGTGCTCTGCTTCGAGACGACCTGGTGCTTGTAGACAG CCCGGGGACAGATGTCACATCACAACTGGACAGCTGGATTGACAAGTTTTGCCTGGATGCTGATGTCTTTGTGCTGGTGGCCAACTCTGAATCCACACTTATGAACACG GAAAAGCACTTTTTCCACAAAGTGAACGAGCGTCTGTCAAAGCCCAACATCTTCATTCTCAACAACCGCTGGGACGCCTCAGCCAACGAACCAGAGTACATGGAGGAT GTGAGGAAGCAGCACACCGACCGTTGTGTGAATTTCCtggtggaggagctgaaggTTGTGGACCGTGATCAGGCACCCAACCGCATTTTCTTTGTCTCCGCCAAAGAGGTGCTCAACTCCCGCATGCAACGTGCACAGGGCATGCCTGAAACAG GTGGAGCCCTGGCTGAAGGCTTCCAGGAGAGACTGAAGGAGTTCCAATGCTTTGAGAGGAGGTTTGAG GAGTGTATCTCGCAGTCAGCAGTGAAAACAAAGTTTGAGCAGCACACTATCAGGGCCAAGCAGATCACAGAAAAAGTCCAGAGCATCATGGACGCCATCAACATCGAGGCGGCGGAGAAGAG AGTTGCGGCACTGGAGGACAGAGAGTATCAGATAGACCGGCTGGAGTTTGTAAAGAATCAGCTCAACCTGCTGATTGATGATATCAAGAAAAAGATCAAGGCCATCAGTGAGGACGTGGAGTCTAAG GTGTCCAGCGCCATGGGAGAGGAGATCTGTCGTCTCAACGTAATCGTTGATGAGTTCAACGCTGACTTCCACCCGTCGCCACACGTCCTCAAGATCTACAAGTCT GAGCTGCTGGCTCACGTGGAGGAGGGGATGGGCAAGAATCTGGCCTTCCGCTGCTCCAACGCCATCAACGCTTCTGTCCAGTCCTCTCAGAGTTACATGATGG AGAGCATGCTCCCTCTGCTTCCCTCTACGGCCCAGAGCCAAGTCCACATGCTGGTGCCCAGCAGGAAGTTTGACCTGAGTTATGACCTAAACTGCACCACACTTTGCAGTGACTTCCAGGAGAACATTGAGTTTAACTTTTCATTGGGCTGGACAGCGTTAGTCCACCGCTTCCTGGGATCTGTCAATGCACAGAAAGCGCTCAGACTGGTGGACCAGAACTTCCAG GCCTCTCGACCAGCGCTGGCCCTTACGCCCTCCTCAGGACCCCCCTCCACGATAGCCCCGCCCAACAACGAGACAGCCCTCATGAGCCAAGAGGACTTGATGGTAGCCATGGCAACCAACGTGGCATCCCTCACCTCCCGTACTTCAATGAGCGTTATCATCGTTGGGGGAGTG GTGTGGAGAACAGTTGGCTGGAGGCTGATCGGCCTGTCAGCCTCACTGTACGGCTTGTTGTACCTGTACGAGAGACTCACCTGGACCACGAAGGCAAAGGAGCGCACTCTGAAGCGCCAGTTTGTGGACTACGCAAGTGAGAAGCTGCAGCTCATCGTCAGCTTTACTAGTGCAAACTGTAGTCACCAGGTCCAACA GGAGATGGCGGCAACCTTTGCCCGGCTCTGTCAGCAGGTGGACCAGACGCAAAAAGAGCTTGAGGCTGAAATCCGCCAACTGACAGCCAAGATAGATCAGCTGGAGACCGTTCAGAAACACTCCAAGAGCCTGCG ACATAAAGCGACAGACCTGGAGAAACAGTTGGAGGAGTTCACAAACCAGTACCTGCAGCCTCAGCAGTGA
- the LOC116055283 gene encoding guanine nucleotide-binding protein subunit beta-4 isoform X1, translating to MSELEQLRQEAEQLRNQIRDARKACSDSTLSQITAGLDSVGRIQMRTRRTLRGHLAKIYAMHWGSDSSDGSPRLLVSASQDGKLIIWDSYTTNKMHAIPLRSSWVMTCAYAPSGNYVACGGLDNICSIYSLKTREGNVRVTRELPGHTGYLSCCRFLDDNQILTSSGDTTCALWDIETGQQATAFTGHTGDVMSLSLSPDYKTFVSGACDATSKLWDIRDGMCRQSFTGHVSDINAVTFFPNGNAFGTGSDDATCRLFDLRADQELMMYSHDNIICGITSVSFSKSGRLLLAGYDDFNCNVWDTLKGERAGVLAGHDNRVSCLGVTEDGMAVATGSWDSFLRIWN from the exons ATGAGCGAGCTGGAACAGTTGCGGCAGGAAGCCGAGCAGCTACGCAATCAGATCCGG gATGCCAGGAAAGCCTGCAGTGACTCCACTCTGTCACAG atCACAGCTGGTCTGGACTCAGTGGGCCGGATACAGATGCGGACGCGACGCACTCTCAGGGGCCACCTAGCCAAGATCTATGCAATGCACTGGGGAAGCGACTCCAG TGACGGCAGTCCCAG GTTACTGGTCAGTGCCTCGCAAGATGGAAAGCTAATCATCTGGGACAGCTACACAACAAATAAG ATGCATGCCATCCCGCTGCGTTCTTCCTGGGTGATGACCTGCGCCTACGCCCCCTCTGGGAACTATGTGGCCTGCGGTGGCCTGGACAACATCTGCTCCATATACAGCCTGAAGACCCGTGAGGGCAACGTGCGTGTCACCCGAGAGCTACCCGGACACACAG GTTACTTGTCCTGCTGTCGTTTCTTGGATGACAACCAGATACTGACCAGCTCTGGAGACACCACCTG tgcattgtgggacaTAGAGACAGGCCAGCAGGCCACCGCCTTCACCGGCCATACAGGGGATGTGATGAGTTTGTCTCTAAGCCCGGACTACAAGACCTTTGTGTCAGGAGCCTGTGATGCCACCTCCAAGCTGTGGGACATCCGTGATGGCATGTGCAGGCAATCCTTCACTGGCCACGTGTCCGATATCAACGCCGTCACC TTTTTCCCCAACGGGAATGCCTTTGGCACAGGCTCAGATGATGCCACCTGCAGGCTGTTTGACCTGCGTGCCGACCAGGAGCTGATGATGTACAGCCACGACAACATCATCTGCGGCATCACCTCAGTGTCTTTCTCCAAGAGTGGCCGGCTGCTCCTGGCCGGCTACGATGACTTCAACTGCAATGTCTGGGATACGCTGAAGGGCGAGCGTGCAG GTGTGCTAGCGGGCCACGACAACAGAGTGAGCTGCTTAGGGGTGACAGAAGACGGCATGGCTGTGGCCACCGGCTCCTGGGACAGTTTCCTCCGGATCTGGAACTAA
- the LOC116055283 gene encoding guanine nucleotide-binding protein subunit beta-4 isoform X2 → MSELEQLRQEAEQLRNQIRDARKACSDSTLSQITAGLDSVGRIQMRTRRTLRGHLAKIYAMHWGSDSRLLVSASQDGKLIIWDSYTTNKMHAIPLRSSWVMTCAYAPSGNYVACGGLDNICSIYSLKTREGNVRVTRELPGHTGYLSCCRFLDDNQILTSSGDTTCALWDIETGQQATAFTGHTGDVMSLSLSPDYKTFVSGACDATSKLWDIRDGMCRQSFTGHVSDINAVTFFPNGNAFGTGSDDATCRLFDLRADQELMMYSHDNIICGITSVSFSKSGRLLLAGYDDFNCNVWDTLKGERAGVLAGHDNRVSCLGVTEDGMAVATGSWDSFLRIWN, encoded by the exons ATGAGCGAGCTGGAACAGTTGCGGCAGGAAGCCGAGCAGCTACGCAATCAGATCCGG gATGCCAGGAAAGCCTGCAGTGACTCCACTCTGTCACAG atCACAGCTGGTCTGGACTCAGTGGGCCGGATACAGATGCGGACGCGACGCACTCTCAGGGGCCACCTAGCCAAGATCTATGCAATGCACTGGGGAAGCGACTCCAG GTTACTGGTCAGTGCCTCGCAAGATGGAAAGCTAATCATCTGGGACAGCTACACAACAAATAAG ATGCATGCCATCCCGCTGCGTTCTTCCTGGGTGATGACCTGCGCCTACGCCCCCTCTGGGAACTATGTGGCCTGCGGTGGCCTGGACAACATCTGCTCCATATACAGCCTGAAGACCCGTGAGGGCAACGTGCGTGTCACCCGAGAGCTACCCGGACACACAG GTTACTTGTCCTGCTGTCGTTTCTTGGATGACAACCAGATACTGACCAGCTCTGGAGACACCACCTG tgcattgtgggacaTAGAGACAGGCCAGCAGGCCACCGCCTTCACCGGCCATACAGGGGATGTGATGAGTTTGTCTCTAAGCCCGGACTACAAGACCTTTGTGTCAGGAGCCTGTGATGCCACCTCCAAGCTGTGGGACATCCGTGATGGCATGTGCAGGCAATCCTTCACTGGCCACGTGTCCGATATCAACGCCGTCACC TTTTTCCCCAACGGGAATGCCTTTGGCACAGGCTCAGATGATGCCACCTGCAGGCTGTTTGACCTGCGTGCCGACCAGGAGCTGATGATGTACAGCCACGACAACATCATCTGCGGCATCACCTCAGTGTCTTTCTCCAAGAGTGGCCGGCTGCTCCTGGCCGGCTACGATGACTTCAACTGCAATGTCTGGGATACGCTGAAGGGCGAGCGTGCAG GTGTGCTAGCGGGCCACGACAACAGAGTGAGCTGCTTAGGGGTGACAGAAGACGGCATGGCTGTGGCCACCGGCTCCTGGGACAGTTTCCTCCGGATCTGGAACTAA